One stretch of Zingiber officinale cultivar Zhangliang chromosome 6B, Zo_v1.1, whole genome shotgun sequence DNA includes these proteins:
- the LOC121988558 gene encoding A-kinase anchor protein 9-like has translation MFKAAAARWRSNDKNKLKVVFKFQLQATQILVSGTAAGLSVSLVPLDVGKPTSAVKSEKVSGGCCRWSSPVYETVKLERDPKSGKIHDKFYKFLVSESGSTRSGQLGEAIVNLADYVEFFKPCSLSLPLKAGTLLHVTLQRMQGEGEIREAEENGDATSGKQGRTMKNQLIEEEVRASSRKNDTEPMKERFQTYDESLNLDAASVASSESSSDLIHGSIHRDSAVLKISSGDSSGSANSSSESGFDTVDKLRREVFLLTRKVEVSELEIQTMRKQIAKENRRAQELSQEISSLREERDALKLSRKETSEPDLDVEEDPLSMVEEIKQELEHEKNLNSSLRLQLQKTREANSELLLAVRDLDELVEQKDRTTDTSLACSLNDEIELYKRDRENLEMQMEQLALDYEILKQENHDIASHLEQTRLREQLRMQYECSAHSAIIGDLESHVECLEREIRQQAESFESDVEAMANAKTEEEKKALRAEGALRKANWNGARIAERLREELTLLSSQASSVFFENEKIVRKALEEVSELQSQRRNLAKTLEKNKEDSVSLQRHYQRNLRQLLDLLRFKSKEAERLQLQIRNKKEEFESCNNCLESSLEEIERHKTMLQNQNSEQEILKKEISSLKEEIIEVRNRRDEKENMIAMLNQELENLGLKHKSLSEGELSKMATVEEKNKSMEADLKEMQERYSEISLKFAEVEGERQQLVMTIRTLKNALKN, from the exons ATGTTCAAGGCTGCAGCAGCTCGATGGAGAAGCAACGACAAGAACAAGCTCAAGGTCGTCTTCAAATTCCAACTGCAAGCGACCCAA ATTCTAGTTTCCGGCACTGCAGCAGGGCTGTCGGTGAGCTTGGTGCCTCTCGACGTCGGGAAGCCGACGTCGGCCGTGAAATCGGAGAAGGTCTCTGGGGGGTGCTGCAGGTGGTCGAGCCCAGTTTATGAAACAGTGAAGTTGGAGCGTGATCCCAAGAGTGGGAAGATCCACGACAAGTTCTATAAGTTTCTGGTTTCTGAATCT GGATCAACCAGATCTGGACAGCTTGGAGAAGCCATTGTTAACCTTGCAGATTATGTTGAGTTCTTTAAGCCTTGCTCTCTTTCCCTGCCTCTCAAGGCCGGAACCCTTTTGCAC GTTACCTTGCAGAGAATGCAGGGCGAGGGAGAAATAAG GGAAGCTGAAGAAAATGGAGATGCAACATCAGGGAAACAAGGAAGAACCATGAAGAACCAATTGATCGAGGAAGAAGTCAGAGCTTCTAGTCGCAAGAACGATACTGAGCCCATGAAAGAAAGG TTTCAAACTTACGATGAGTCTCTCAACCTTGACGCTGCATCAGTGGCTAGTTCCGAGAGCAGCTCAGACCTCATTCATGGAAGCATCCATCGAGACTCCGCGGTGCTCAAGATCAGCTCGGGCGATTCGTCCGGGTCGGCAAACAGCTCGAGCGAGTCAGGATTCGACACCGTCGATAAACTCCGCAGAGAAGTCTTTCTCTTGACGAGGAAGGTGGAAGTGTCGGAGCTAGAGATTCAGACCATGCGAAAGCAAATCGCCAAGGAAAACAGAAGGGCGCAGGAGCTTTCTCAGGAGATCAGCAGCCTCAGAGAGGAGCGAGACGCCCTCAAGTTGTCGCGAAAGGAAACAAGCGAGCCAGACCTTGATGTAGAAGAAGATCCCCTGTCCATGGTGGAAGAAATCAAGCAGGAGTTGGAGCACGAGAAGAATCTGAACTCGAGTCTTCGCTTGCAACTGCAGAAGACGCGCGAAGCTAACTCCGAGCTGCTACTTGCAGTTAGGGATCTCGACGAGCTGGTGGAGCAGAAGGATCGAACTACTGACACCAGCCTCGCATGCTCGCTCAACGACGAGATCGAGCTATATAAGCGAGACCGTGAAAACTTGGAAATGCAGATGGAACAGCTCGCTTTGGACTATGAAATTTTGAAGCAAGAAAACCATGACATCGCTTCTCATCTCGAGCAAACGCGGCTGCGGGAGCAACTAAGAATGCAGTACGAATGCTCAGCGCATTCAGCAATCATCGGCGACCTCGAGTCCCATGTCGAATGCTTAGAGAGGGAGATTCGGCAGCAAGCCGAATCATTCGAGTCGGATGTAGAAGCCATGGCGAACGCGAAGactgaagaagagaagaaggcccTGCGAGCGGAGGGAGCCCTGCGCAAAGCGAACTGGAACGGCGCCCGAATAGCCGAACGCCTTCGCGAGGAACTCACCCTGCTGTCTTCGCAAGCTTCGTCTGTGTTCTTCGAGAACGAAAAAATAGTCAGGAAAGCACTGGAAGAAGTGAGTGAATTGCAGTCGCAAAGAAGGAATTTGGCGAAAACGTTGGAGAAGAACAAGGAAGATTCGGTATCTCTACAGAGACATTACCAGAGGAATCTCAGACAGCTATTAGATCTTTTACGTTTCAAATCAAAAGAAGCAGAAAGACTGCAGTTGCAGATCAGGAATAAGAAGGAAGAGTTTGAAAGTTGTAACAACTGTCTTGAATCGAGTTTGGAGGAGATTGAAAGGCACAAGACAATGCTTCAAAACCAGAATTCAGAACAGGAAATTCTAAAGAAGGAGATTTCATCGTTGAAGGAAGAAATAATAGAGGTGAGGAATAGAAGAGATGAAAAGGAGAACATGATTGCGATGCTGAACCAGGAGCTAGAAAACCTTGGCTTGAAGCATAAATCACTGTCTGAAGGAGAATTGAGCAAGATGGCTACCGTAgaagagaaaaataaatcaaTGGAAGCTGATCTAAAGGAAATGCAAGAAAGATATTCTGAAATAAGCTTGAAGTTTGCCGAGGTGGAAGGAGAAAGGCAACAGCTGGTGATGACAATTCGAACGCTTAAGAATGCCTTGAAGAATTAG
- the LOC121988559 gene encoding UPF0187 protein At3g61320, chloroplastic-like isoform X2 — protein MAKIPLPPHSFPFRSCNPNRLLFAPRIPLTPRAPHILCSSSDPPTDAEAPSLVRFLRSFPDWTDAVKELGVRKRRHLYTPDDWRAHRSSSRHLRHLLSSLSSRVILSLIPPVSVLTAVAAAVTLYNSAVANAWLPPGFFPQLRSSALPYQLTAPALALLLVFRTEAAYSRFEEGRMAWMRIMAGASELAGMVMSTRGAEEDSIVKHSLLNYIMAFPVALKESRLCCFHEGLGVCEQLLGIPIPLSYTRLTSRFLVLWHLTLPVILWDDCQWMVIPATFISAASLFCIEEVGVLIEEPFPMLALDELCKQLQNRIREAIATENSVHERLLCKTKGRPDGHSVNGWPNSKNEEG, from the exons ATGGCTAAGATTCCACTTCCTCCCCATTCCTTCCCCTTCCGCTCTTGTAATCCCAACCGCCTCCTCTTTGCCCCAAGAATCCCACTCACACCCCGCGCTCCTCACATCCTCTGCTCCAGCTCCGATCCGCCGACCGATGCCGAAGCCCCCTCCCTCGTTCGCTTTCTCCGCTCGTTCCCTGACTGGACCGACGCCGTGAAGGAGCTGGGCGTGCGGAAGCGCCGTCACCTGTACACCCCCGACGACTGGCGCGCTCACCGCAGCTCCAGCCGCCACCTTCGCCACCTCCTCTCCAGCCTCTCCTCACGCGTCATCCTCTCCCTCATCCCGCCTGTCTCCGTGCTCACTGCCGTCGCTGCCGCCGTCACTCTCTACAACTCCGCTGTCGCCAACGCCTGGTTACCTCCTGGGTTCTTTCCCCAGCTCCGGTCGTCCGCGTTGCCGTATCAGCTCACGGCACCCGCCCTGGCGCTCTTGCTCGTCTTCAGAACCGAGGCAGCCTACTCGCGGTTCGAGGAGGGGAGAATGGCGTGGATGAGGATCATGGCCGGCGCTAGCGAGCTAGCAGGGATGGTGATGTCGACTAGGGGTGCGGAGGAGGATTCCATAGTGAAGCACTCCTTGTTGAATTACATCATGGCGTTTCCCGTGGCTCTCAAG GAGTCAAGGCTCTGCTGTTTCCATGAAGGGCTTGGTGTTTGTGAACAGCTCTTGGGTATTCCTATTCCTTTATCTTACACGCGGCTAACATCAAGATTTCTGGTCCTGTGGCACCTTACACTTCCTGTGATACTTTGGGATGATTGCCAATGGATGGTTATTCCGGCCACCTTCATAAGTGCAGCATCTTTGTTCTGCATTGAAGAA GTCGGTGTGCTTATCGAAGAGCCATTCCCAATGCTCGCACTCGACGAGTTATGCAAGCAGCTCCAGAACCGCATCCGAGAAGCAATAGCCACAGAGAATTCTGTACATGAACGACTGCTCTGCAAGACAAAGGGCCGTCCAGACGGGCATTCGGTGAACGGATGGCCTAACTCCAAAAACGAAGAGGGATGA
- the LOC121988559 gene encoding UPF0187 protein At3g61320, chloroplastic-like isoform X1, giving the protein MAKIPLPPHSFPFRSCNPNRLLFAPRIPLTPRAPHILCSSSDPPTDAEAPSLVRFLRSFPDWTDAVKELGVRKRRHLYTPDDWRAHRSSSRHLRHLLSSLSSRVILSLIPPVSVLTAVAAAVTLYNSAVANAWLPPGFFPQLRSSALPYQLTAPALALLLVFRTEAAYSRFEEGRMAWMRIMAGASELAGMVMSTRGAEEDSIVKHSLLNYIMAFPVALKCHVISGSDIETDLNNLLEVEDLAVILRSKHRPHCIIEFISQSIQVLHIEEQKRNLLESRLCCFHEGLGVCEQLLGIPIPLSYTRLTSRFLVLWHLTLPVILWDDCQWMVIPATFISAASLFCIEEVGVLIEEPFPMLALDELCKQLQNRIREAIATENSVHERLLCKTKGRPDGHSVNGWPNSKNEEG; this is encoded by the exons ATGGCTAAGATTCCACTTCCTCCCCATTCCTTCCCCTTCCGCTCTTGTAATCCCAACCGCCTCCTCTTTGCCCCAAGAATCCCACTCACACCCCGCGCTCCTCACATCCTCTGCTCCAGCTCCGATCCGCCGACCGATGCCGAAGCCCCCTCCCTCGTTCGCTTTCTCCGCTCGTTCCCTGACTGGACCGACGCCGTGAAGGAGCTGGGCGTGCGGAAGCGCCGTCACCTGTACACCCCCGACGACTGGCGCGCTCACCGCAGCTCCAGCCGCCACCTTCGCCACCTCCTCTCCAGCCTCTCCTCACGCGTCATCCTCTCCCTCATCCCGCCTGTCTCCGTGCTCACTGCCGTCGCTGCCGCCGTCACTCTCTACAACTCCGCTGTCGCCAACGCCTGGTTACCTCCTGGGTTCTTTCCCCAGCTCCGGTCGTCCGCGTTGCCGTATCAGCTCACGGCACCCGCCCTGGCGCTCTTGCTCGTCTTCAGAACCGAGGCAGCCTACTCGCGGTTCGAGGAGGGGAGAATGGCGTGGATGAGGATCATGGCCGGCGCTAGCGAGCTAGCAGGGATGGTGATGTCGACTAGGGGTGCGGAGGAGGATTCCATAGTGAAGCACTCCTTGTTGAATTACATCATGGCGTTTCCCGTGGCTCTCAAG TGTCATGTCATTAGTGGCTCAGATATCGAAACGGACCTGAATAATTTACTCGAAGTTGAAGATCTAGCtgtaattttgaggtcaaaacaTCGTCCGCACTGCATCATAGAGTTTATTTCACAGAGCATTCAGGTCTTACATATTGAAGAACAAAAACGCAACCTCTTG GAGTCAAGGCTCTGCTGTTTCCATGAAGGGCTTGGTGTTTGTGAACAGCTCTTGGGTATTCCTATTCCTTTATCTTACACGCGGCTAACATCAAGATTTCTGGTCCTGTGGCACCTTACACTTCCTGTGATACTTTGGGATGATTGCCAATGGATGGTTATTCCGGCCACCTTCATAAGTGCAGCATCTTTGTTCTGCATTGAAGAA GTCGGTGTGCTTATCGAAGAGCCATTCCCAATGCTCGCACTCGACGAGTTATGCAAGCAGCTCCAGAACCGCATCCGAGAAGCAATAGCCACAGAGAATTCTGTACATGAACGACTGCTCTGCAAGACAAAGGGCCGTCCAGACGGGCATTCGGTGAACGGATGGCCTAACTCCAAAAACGAAGAGGGATGA
- the LOC121988562 gene encoding AT-hook motif nuclear-localized protein 9-like, with amino-acid sequence MDGREAMAMPGVVPYYLAHRGIPSSLAASQPGLHLAAHSLSIHSSGVGSGAFQVESPPAASAHGGGGGGLGEGGSQVEPVKRKRGRPRKYGPDGTVALALSHSSSSAPSGPVGIGPGSAPGSGTPAQKRGRGRPRGSGRKQQLASFGEWVAGSAGMGFTPHVITIAVGEDIATKIMSFSQQGPRVVCILSANGAVSTVTLRQSGTSAGTVTYEGRFEILCLSGSYMMTDNGGSRSRTGGLSISLSNTDGRVIGGSVAGVLVAATPVQVIVGSFIYAGPKAKKKAKASSETNPEVDQTTFVSLPNPNLTTSPIIRGWPGPRQLDMRNAHIDIDLTRG; translated from the exons ATGGATGGACGGGAGGCCATGGCGATGCCCGGCGTGGTGCCGTATTACCTAGCTCATAGAGGAATTCCTAGTTCGCTTGCAGCCTCGCAGCCTGGATTGCACTTGGCGGCACATAGTCTGAGCATCCATTCCTCCGGCGTCGGTTCGGGGGCGTTTCAGGTGGAGTCTCCGCCTGCGGCCTCGGCccacggcggcggcggcggtggtcTGGGCGAAGGTGGAAGCCAAGTGGAACCGGTGAAGCGGAAGAGAGGACGGCCAAGAAAGTATGGGCCAGATGGGACTGTAGCTTTGGCGCTATCGCATAGTTCATCGTCTGCTCCCTCTGGCCCCGTCGGAATCGGGCCTGGGTCAGCTCCGGGGTCTGGCACTCCGGCCCAGAAGCGAGGGAGAGGGCGGCCGCGTGGCTCGGGGAGGAAGCAGCAGTTAGCATCGTTTG GGGAATGGGTTGCTGGTTCAGCTGGGATGGGGTTTACTCCGCATGTCATAACTATCGCAGTTGGAGAG GACATTGCCACAAAGATAATGTCATTTTCACAGCAGGGACCAAGGGTTGTCTGTATCCTCTCAGCAAATGGTGCTGTCTCCACTGTGACCCTTCGACAATCTGGAACTTCTGCAGGCACAGTTACTTAtgag GGCCGTTTTGAAATACTTTGTTTATCTGGTTCATACATGATGACTGACAATGGAGGATCACGGAGCAGAACCGGTGGACTGAGCATCTCTCTTTCAAATACCGATGGTCGGGTAATTGGTGGCAGTGTAGCAGGAGTACTTGTAGCTGCCACCCCCGTACAG GTAATCGTAGGAAGTTTCATTTATGCAGGACCAAAGGCGAAAAAGAAAGCAAAAGCTAGCAGTGAAACAAATCCTGAAGTGGATCAAACTACATTTGTTAGTCTTCCTAATCCAAATCTTACGACTTCACCAATCATCAGGGGGTGGCCTGGGCCGAGGCAGTTGGATATGAGGAATGCTCACATCGATATCGACTTGACTCGAGGGTAG
- the LOC121988563 gene encoding uncharacterized protein LOC121988563, with product MEDVNASLQPEETTQPSEVSASEFHNLTLRLEALEYSVRYLEDNMRTRLSAMEERVEELMRRMDGYNALHRNWSQHVSWDVPTVALNQPGTLTSPLAAPRQRKKKGTLIAKRVIRRYRRLVKSSWDSKTCIRRLIKKIHKRRCQRS from the exons ATGGAGGATGTGAATGCAAGCTTGCAGCCAGAGGAAACAACTCAACCGAGTGAAGTTTCAGCTTCTGAG TTTCACAACCTTACCCTAAGGTTGGAGGCCCTTGAATACTCAGTACGCTATCTAGAGGATAATATGAGGACCCGACTTTCCGCTATGGAGGAGAGAGTGGAG GAACTGATGAGAAGGATGGATGGGTATAATGCCCTACACAGGAACTGGTCACAACATGTATCATGGGATGTGCCTACTGTGGCACTGAATCAACCAGGAACCCTAACTTCACCACTTGCAGCACCAAGGCAGAGGAAAAAGAAAGGAACCTTGATCGCAAAGAGAGTGATTCGCCGGTACCGGAGGCTTGTTAAGTCCAGTTGGGATAGTAAGACTTGCATAAGGCGTCTCATCAAGAAGATACATAAAAGACGATGTCAAAGAAGTTGA